In Mixophyes fleayi isolate aMixFle1 chromosome 4, aMixFle1.hap1, whole genome shotgun sequence, the following proteins share a genomic window:
- the LOC142153144 gene encoding E3 ubiquitin/ISG15 ligase TRIM25-like, whose amino-acid sequence MSSADLRQELNCSICQNIYTDPVNQKCGHNFCRVCIDHVLDTQEGSGVYTCPECRAECQERPALQRNITLCNIVESFLSCQINHKETGIFCTYCIHAPVPAAKSCLHCEASLCDNHLRVHSKSAEHVLSDPTTSLGNKKCSVHKKILEYYCIEDDVCICVSCSLAGEHRGHKVEMLDEASEKKKEKLRNVLQELASKREETNKRVQRLQERRGENQEKAAGVTERVTALFRDIRRQLKDLQKRVLSEISRQEQSISLSVSELIQQLEIKKDELSRKMRHIEELCNMSDPVTVLQEPDTGDLCDTEDRERHDDRVHGVGDLDVGLISGKLHTLSDILTGINTEIYVQGLTDILLDVNTAANNIHISGDRKTVSESHGNQNRPETPERFQHRQVISTRRFSSGRHYWEVEVSKLGRWMVGMCYPSIDRRGDHSAIGYNNKSWSLCRDNNQYLVLHDNKGIWLPDNIPCDRVRIYLDYEAGQMSFYSLCDPIRHLHTVTATFTEPLHAALLVYKGSIKIKI is encoded by the coding sequence atgtcgtctgctgatctgagacaggagctgaACTGTTCCATCTGCCAGAACATTTATACGGATCCTGTAAACCAGaaatgtggacacaacttctgccgggtctgtattgatcatgtgctggatacacaggaggggtctggagtttatacctgtcctgaatgcagagcagagtgtcaggagcgtCCTGCACTGCAGAGGAACATAACTCTGTGTAACATAGTGGAGAGTTTCCTGTCTTGTCAAATAAATCATAAGGAGACTGGTATCTTCTGCACTTACTGTATTCACgctcctgtacctgctgctaaatcctgtctGCATTGTGAAGCTTCTCTGTGTGATAATCACCTGAGAGTACACAGTAAGTCAGCAGAACACGTCTTATCTGATCCCACCACTTCCCTGGGGAACAAGAAATGCTCCGTCCATAAGAAGATCCTGGAGTATTACTGCATTGAGGACgatgtctgtatctgtgtgtcctgcagtTTGGCTGGAGAACATCGGGGACACAAGGTGGAGATGCTGGATGAGGcctctgagaagaagaaggagaagctgagaaatgttctgcaggaACTTGCCTCAAAGAGGGAGGAGACCAATAAAAGAGTCCAGAGACTCCAGGAGCGCAGGGGAGAAAATCAGGAAAAAGCAGCTGGTGTAACAGAGAGagtcactgccctgtttagagacatcaggagacagctgaAAGACCTACagaagagagtcctgagtgagatctccaggcaggaacagagcatttcactctcagtctctgaactgatccagcagctggaaataaagaaggacgagctgtccaggaagatgcgtcacattgaggagctgtgtaacatgtctgatccagtgactgtcttacaggaaccagacacaggtgacttgtgtgatactgaggacagagagagacatgatgaccgggtccatggtgtaggagatctggatgtgggtctTATCTCAGGAAAATTACACACATTATCTGATATATTAACAGGTATAAATACAGAGATCTATGTGCAGGGTCTtacagacatattactggatgtaaacacagctgcaaacaatatacatatttcagGTGACAGGAAAACTGTATCCGAGTCACATGGAAACCAGAATCGAccagaaacaccagagagatttcagCATCGTCAGGTAATAAGCACCAGGAGATTTTCCtcagggcgacattactgggaagtggagGTCAGTAAATTAGGGAGATGGAtggtagggatgtgttatcccagtatagacaggagaggagatCATTCAGCCATTGGATATAATAACAAGTCCTGGAGTTTGTGTAGAGATAATAATCAATACTTAGTGTTACATGACAATAAAGGCATCTGGTTacctgacaatattccctgtgatagagtgaggatatatctggattatgaggctggacagatgtccttttattctctgtgtgacccgatcagacacttacacaccgtcactgccaccttcactgagccccttcatgctgcattattGGTGTATAAAGGTTCTATAAAGATTAAAATTTAG
- the LOC142153141 gene encoding E3 ubiquitin/ISG15 ligase TRIM25-like — MASTDLRPELDCSICLNIYTDPVTVRCGHNFCRVCIDRVLDTQEGSGVYTCPECRAECQERPAWIRNITLCNIVGRLLSTRPDQEQTGNFCTYCIHSPVPAAKSCLHCEASLCDNHLRVHSKSAEHVLSDPTTSLGHRKCSVHKKILEYYCTEDAACICVSCCLIGEHRGHQMESLDEASEKKKEKLRNVLQKLNTKKEETEKRAQSLPEHKKQDQEKAASITERVTALFRDIRRHLEDLEKRVLSEISRQEKSVSLSVSDLIQQLEIKKDELSRKMRHIEELCNMSDPVTVLQEPDTGDLCDTEDSETHDDQVHGVGDLDVGLISGTLHTLSDIITGINVFFYMQEPNDILLDVNTAANNIHISDDMKTASRSPIQNRPVTPERFQYNQVISTRSFSSGQHYWEVEISKSGDWRVGMCYPSIDRRGRQSYIGNNIKSWCLWRWNNNQYSLRHNSKVIRLPDNIPYDRVGIYLDYEAGQLSFYSLCDPIRHLHTVTATFTEPLHAAICVDGGCIKIFGGVRS, encoded by the coding sequence atggcgtctACTGATCTGAGACCggagctggactgttccatctgcctgaacatttatacagatcctgtaacagTGAGATGTGGACATaacttctgccgggtctgtattgatcgtgtgctggatacacaggagggttctggagtttatacctgtcctgaatgcagagcagagtgtcaggagcgtCCTGCATGGATACGTAACATAACTCTGTGTAACATAGTGGGGAGATTACTGTCTACTCGGCCAGATCAGGAGCAGACTGGGAACTTCTGCACTTACTGTATtcactctcctgtacctgctgctaagTCATGTCTGCATTGTGAGGCTTCTCTGTGTGATAATcacctgagagtacacagcaagtcagcagaacacgTCTTATCTGATCCCACCACTTCCCTGGGGCACAGGAAATGCTCCGTCCATAAGAAGATCCTGGAGTATTACTGCACTGAGGacgctgcctgtatctgtgtgtcctgctGTCTGATCGGGGAACACAGAGGACATCAAATGGAGTCACTGGATGAGGcctctgagaagaagaaggagaaactgagaaatgttctgcagaaactgaaCACAAAGAAagaggagactgagaaaagagCCCAGAGTCTGCCTGAACACAAGAAACAAGATCAGGAAAAGGCAGCAAGTATAACAGAAAGagtcactgccctgtttagagacatcaggagacatctggaagacctagagaagagagtcctgagtgagatctccaggcaggaaaagagcgtttcactctcagtctctgatctgatccagcaactggaaataaagaaggacgagctgtccaggaagatgcgtcacattgaggagctgtgtaacatgtctgatccagtgactgtcttacaggaaccagacacaggtgacttgtgtgatactgaggacagTGAGACACATGATGACCAGGTCCATggtgtaggagatctggatgtgggtctcatctcagggacattacacacattatctgatataataacaggtataaatGTATTCTTCTACATGCAGGAACCTAATgacatattactggatgtaaacacagctgctaataatatacatatatcagatgACATGAAAACTGCATCCAGGTCACCAATTCAGAATCGCCCAGTAACACCAGAGAGATTCCAGTATAATCAGGTAATAAGCACCAGGAGCTTTTCCTCAGGGCAACATTACTGGGAGGTAGAGATCAGTAAATCAGGGGATTGGagggtagggatgtgttatccAAGTATAGACAGGAGAGGACGTCAGTCGTACATTGGAAATAATATCAAGTCTTGGTGTTTGTGGAGGTGGAATAATAATCAATATTCACTGAGACATAACAGTAAAGTGATCCGGTTACCTGACAATATTCCCTATGATAGAGTGgggatatatctggattatgaggctggacagctgtccttttattctctgtgtgacccgatcagacacttacacaccgtcactgccaccttcactgagccccttcatgctgcaaTATGTGTAGATGGAGGTTGTATAAAGATATTTGGGGGAGTCAGGAGCTAG